A window of the Danio aesculapii chromosome 10, fDanAes4.1, whole genome shotgun sequence genome harbors these coding sequences:
- the bsx gene encoding brain-specific homeobox protein homolog, whose amino-acid sequence MNLNYTSPVPQMPTQRSTSFFIEDILLHKPKPLREVFSSPFSNSIASRMPLLEYGYPLMPTPILAPHPHHPLHKPEHHPYFFTSGMQMPALFQHHPELPGKHCRRRKARTVFSDSQLSGLEKRFEIQRYLSTPERVELATALSLSETQVKTWFQNRRMKHKKQLRKTQDDQKNPNDVDRSLENTSESEMHEKSTDGKNGMSPDRYTLDDNEDDVDIEDDICSPEHLL is encoded by the exons ATGAATCTGAACTACACGTCTCCGGTGCCCCAGATGCCGACTCAAAGGTCAACGTCGTTCTTCATTGAAGATATTTTACTACATAAACCTAAGCCTTTGCGAGAGGTGTTTTCCTCGCCATTTTCGAACTCTATTGCCTCCCGGATGCCTCTTTTAGAGTATGGATATCCCCTTATGCCTACACCGATACTGGCTCCTCATCCGCATCATCCGCTACACAAACCTGAACACCATCCGTACTTTTTCACCTCCG GAATGCAGATGCCAGCGTTATTTCAGCATCATCCGGAATTACCAGGAAAGCATTGCAGACGCAGAAAGGCCAGAACAGTGTTCTCAGACTCACAGTTATCCGGACTCGAGAAAAGGTTCGAGATCCAGAGATATTTGTCTACACCTGAGCGCGTGGAACTGGCTACAGCTCTCAGTCTATCGGAAACACAG GTAAAGACGTGGTTTCAAAACCGGAGGATGAAGCATAAAAAACAGCTGAGGAAAACACAAGACGACCAGAAAAACCCGAATGATGTagacagatcgctggagaacacgAGCGAAAGCGAAATGCACGAGAAAAGTACAGACGGTAAAAACGGCATGAGCCCGGACAGATACACGCTGGACGACAATGAAGATGATGTCGATATTGAAGATGACATTTGCTCTCCTGAACATTTACTCTAG